One Carassius auratus strain Wakin chromosome 4, ASM336829v1, whole genome shotgun sequence DNA segment encodes these proteins:
- the trim24 gene encoding transcription intermediary factor 1-alpha isoform X2 has translation MMDGNEKMESDDVVIVVENEAESKRADEAQGSVRMMVMALMDVCPVCKLSFSSREPKLLPCLHSFCKRCLPSHNTPSSAASNAQQMNMIRCPVCQQECMDVEVLDNFFVKDSVEVPSSTMEKSCQLCMSCDDNTEASGFCVECAEFLCVTCIDAHQRVKFTRDHTVRQITEMSSEAMGASTQKPVFCDIHRQEPLKLFCETCDLLTCRDCQLLKHKDHNYQFLEDAYKNHKEHLENMTCQLQEKKKVIEDISNTINNGLQQVDENRKTVTNEIKKSICNLIMEINRKGKLLFSQLETITKDHETFLKKQQQDVTSLSTHLDHVINFTKWATASNSGTALLYCKRLITCQIQYLMRAKCSISHVPQSLVRFQSRSAFWASNVDLGSLMVEKTPVRHPSGPQPFPFQQMNPGPRPDGLHTGFPNSHSQQQQQQQQQQQRQSTLAQLQMQVEKLSQHANRHQTPNQWSWYHGMRLPGPSPHRPMQGGSPSQALPNMPQHGRRYGARSPPPMLQPTNLPPQTLRDLINNPTYPLKPMEVHPRSRYPHSAAFSSGASLPTPQTLNQNMQVTSYLNRRFDPSMQPSAQRPSYQPSHLSTPTERTVQGRQMSVTSSEPKTSSGSWKRVEAPQSGPSNPSKRRRRSSPGPVIVIKDEPEDDEVHFVNTSAKASLPDSTGVQSQTPQAEQQSEKTPEADEDPNEDWCAVCQNGGELLCCDKCPKVFHLSCHIPTLTASPSGEWYCTFCRDLTSPEMEYNVSASGESNNVKQDPDSEAFTPVDKRKCERLLLRLYSNELSMDFQEPVTPSSMPEYSEIIKTPMDLSVIRSKLEDSNYKSTEDFVEDVRLIFKNCATFHKEDTEMANVGANLESYFEEQLKLLYPDRTFPGVKEESVAALCPDDSSPLSKTPPQETSPAEEIVKPSSEDLPQGEPHIKDIEKKPENLSSPAGSSPADAETDSKATKDPTS, from the exons ATGATGGATGGAAACGAGAAGATGGAGTCCGATGATGTGGTGATCGTCGTGGAGAACGAGGCGGAGAGTAAGCGCGCTGATGAAGCTCAGGGCAGTGTGAGGATGATGGTGATGGCTCTGATGGACGTGTGTCCCGTGTGTAAGCTCAGCTTCAGTAGCAGAGAGCCCAAACTGCTGCCCTGCCTGCACTCCTTCTGTAAGAGATGCTTACCGTCTCATAATACACCTTCCAGCGCCGCGAGCAACGCGCAACAGA TGAACATGATCCGCTGTCCAGTCTGTCAGCAGGAGTGCATGGACGTGGAGGTCTTGGATAACTTCTTCGTCAAGGATTCAGTGGAGGTGCCGAGCAGCACGATGGAGAAGAGCTGTCAG CTCTGCATGAGTTGTGACGATAACACGGAGGCCAGCGGTTTCTGCGTGGAATGTGCGGAGTTTCTGTGCGTCACCTGCATCGACGCTCACCAGCGCGTGAAGTTCACCAGAGATCACACAGTTCGGCAAATAACCGAGATGTCCTCAG AGGCGATGGGTGCGTCCACACAGAAGCCCGTCTTCTGCGACATCCACAGACAGGAGCCGTTGAAGCTCTTCTGTGAAACCTGCGATCTCCTCACCTGCAGAGACTGTCAGCTCCTCAAACACAAGGACCATAA TTACCAGTTTCTAGAAGATGCGTATAAAAACCACAAGGAACATCTGGAAAATATGACCTGCCAACTTCAAGAAAAGAAGAAAGTTATAGAGGACATATCTAATACCATAAACAATGG TCTACAGCAGGTGGACGAAAACCGCAAGACTGTGactaatgaaattaaaaaatctaTCTGCAATCTCATAATGGAGATCAACAGGAAGGGGAAGTTATTGTTCAGTCAACTTGAG ACAATCACAAAGGACCATGAAACCTTCTTGAAAAAGCAACAACAGGATGTGACATCACTCTCCACACATCTTGATCATGTGATTAACTTCACAAAATGGGCCACAGCCAGTAACAGTGGAACAGCCCTTCTGTACTGTAAGCGGTTG ATAACTTGTCAAATCCAGTACCTCATGCGAGCAAAGTGCAGCATCTCCCATGTTCCCCAGAGTTTGGTTCGGTTTCAAAGTCGATCTGCTTTTTGGGCCTCAAATGTGGATCTTG GTTCTTTAATGGTAGAGAAAACTCCAGTGCGTCATCCCAGCGGCCCACAGCCATTTCCTTTCCAGCAAATGAACCCAGGCCCTAGACCCGATGGTCTTCATACGGGGTTCCCAAACTCACAttcccagcagcagcagcagcagcagcagcagcaacagcgccAAAGCACATTGGCCCAGCTGCAGATGCAGGTGGAGAAACTCTCCCAGCATGCCAACCGGCACCAAACGCCCAACCAGTGGTCATGGTACCACGGCATGCGCTTACCAGGGCCATCTCCACATAGACCCATGCAGGGCGGATCACCCTCTCAGGCATTACCCAACATGCCTCAACATGGGCGTCGATATGGTGCACGGAGCCCGCCACCTATGCTTCAGCCCACTAACCTACCTCCACAG ACTTTGAGGGATCTTATCAACAATCCCACCTACCCTCTTAAACCGATGGAGGTGCATCCAAGAAGCCGCTATCCGCACAGTGCTGCTTTCTCCAGTGGAGCTTCACTTCCCACTCCACAGACGCTCAATCAG AACATGCAGGTAACGTCATACCTGAACAGGAGATTTGATCCCAGCATGCAGCCGTCTGCTCAGAGGCCCAGTTATCAACCCAGTCACCTCTCCACACCTACAGAACGAACTG TACAAGGAAGACAAATGTCTGTCACATCATCAGAACCAAAGACCAG TTCTGGCTCCTGGAAGCGTGTAGAAGCCCCCCAGAGTGGCCCGTCAAACCCCTCCAAGAGGAGACGCAGGTCGTCTCCAGGGCCGGTCATTGTCATCAAAGATGAACCAGAGGATGATGAAGTTCATTTT GTAAACACCAGTGCTAAAGCCAGTCTTCCAGACAGCACAGGTGTTCAGTCTCAAACACCGCAGGCTGAGCAGCAATCAGAGAAGACCCCAGAAGCAGATGAAGACCCCAATGAGGATTGGTGCGCGGTGTGCCAGAACGGAGGAGAGCTGCTCTGCTGTGACAAATGTCCCAAAGTCTTCCATCTTAGCTGCCATATTCCCACATTGACTGCCTCTCCAAG TGGGGAGTGGTATTGTACGTTCTGCCGGGACCTTACCTCACCTGAAATGGAGTATAACGTCAGTGCTAGCGGAGAATCGAACAATGTGAAACAGGATCCAGATTCTGAGGCTTTCACTCCTGTGGATAAAAGA AAGTGTGAGCGACTGCTGCTTCGTCTTTACTCCAATGAGCTCAGCATGGATTTTCAGGAGCCTGTTACACCATCG TCGATGCCAGAGTACAGTGAGATAATAAAGACGCCAATGGACCTGTCGGTGATCAGAAGCAAACTGGAGGACAGCAATTACAAGAGTACTGAGGACTTTGTTGAGGATGTCAGGCTGATTTTCAAAAACTGTGCAACTTTCCACAAG GAAGATACTGAGATGGCCAATGTGGGTGCTAATCTGGAGAGTTACTTTGAGGAACAGCTGAAGCTCTTGTATCCAGACCGGACATTTCCTGGCGTGAAGGAGGAGAGCGTTGCTGCTTTGTGTCCTGATGATTCAAGTCCCTTATCAAAGACGCCTCCACAAGAAACCTCTCCAGCTGAGGAGATCGTGAAACCCTCCAGTGAAGATCTCCCTCAGGGGGAACCGCACATTAAAGACATTGAGAAGAAGCCAGAGAACTTAAGCTCTCCTGCAGGATCCAGTCCGGCAGATGCTGAAACGGACAGTAAAGCAACTAAAGATCCAACTTCCTGA
- the rab21 gene encoding ras-related protein Rab-21, giving the protein MAAAGGKTYSFKVVLLGEGCVGKTSLVLRYCENKFNDKHITTLQASFLTKKLNITGKRVNLAIWDTAGQERFHALGPIYYRDSNGAILVYDVTDEDSFQKVKNWVKELRKMLGNEICLCIVGNKIDLEKDRHVSVEEAEGYAESVGAKHYHTSAKLNKGIEELFLDLCKRMMETAQAEERSRGNGASHTSTARRGVQIVDDESQAAMPAGGCCSSG; this is encoded by the exons ATGGCGGCGGCTGGAGGGAAGACGTACTCGTTCAAGGTGGTGCTGCTGGGCGAGGGCTGCGTCGGGAAAACATCGCTGGTGCTGCGATACTGCGAGAACAAATTCAACGACAAACACATCACCACTCTTCAg GCGTCGTTCCTCACAAAAAAGCTCAACATCACAGGAAAGAGAGTGAATCTGGCTATATGG GACACTGCTGGTCAGGAGCGTTTTCATGCCCTTGGACCCATCTACTACAGAGATTCCAATGGCGCAATATTGGTGTACGATGTCACAGATGAGGACTCATTTCAGAAG GTGAAGAACTGGGTAAAAGAGTTAAGGAAAATGTTGGGGAATGAGATCTGTTTATGTATAGTAG GCAATAAAATTGACCTGGAAAAAGACCGACATGTTTCAGTGGAGGAAGCAGAGGG atACGCAGAGTCAGTGGGGGCAAAACACTATCACACATCAGCCAAATTAAACAAAGGCATTGAGGAGCTGTTTCTGGACCTGTGTAAAC GCATGATGGAGACGGCTCAGGCAGAGGAGAGGTCAAGGGGGAACGGCGCGAGTCACACAAGCACAGCCCGGAGAGGTGTACAGATTGTTGACGACGAGTCCCAGGCTGCCATGCCCGCCGGAGGCTGTTGTTCTTCCGGCTAA
- the trim24 gene encoding transcription intermediary factor 1-alpha isoform X1 translates to MMDGNEKMESDDVVIVVENEAESKRADEAQGSVRMMVMALMDVCPVCKLSFSSREPKLLPCLHSFCKRCLPSHNTPSSAASNAQQMNMIRCPVCQQECMDVEVLDNFFVKDSVEVPSSTMEKSCQLCMSCDDNTEASGFCVECAEFLCVTCIDAHQRVKFTRDHTVRQITEMSSEAMGASTQKPVFCDIHRQEPLKLFCETCDLLTCRDCQLLKHKDHNYQFLEDAYKNHKEHLENMTCQLQEKKKVIEDISNTINNGLQQVDENRKTVTNEIKKSICNLIMEINRKGKLLFSQLETITKDHETFLKKQQQDVTSLSTHLDHVINFTKWATASNSGTALLYCKRLITCQIQYLMRAKCSISHVPQSLVRFQSRSAFWASNVDLGSLMVEKTPVRHPSGPQPFPFQQMNPGPRPDGLHTGFPNSHSQQQQQQQQQQQRQSTLAQLQMQVEKLSQHANRHQTPNQWSWYHGMRLPGPSPHRPMQGGSPSQALPNMPQHGRRYGARSPPPMLQPTNLPPQTLRDLINNPTYPLKPMEVHPRSRYPHSAAFSSGASLPTPQTLNQQNMQVTSYLNRRFDPSMQPSAQRPSYQPSHLSTPTERTVQGRQMSVTSSEPKTSSGSWKRVEAPQSGPSNPSKRRRRSSPGPVIVIKDEPEDDEVHFVNTSAKASLPDSTGVQSQTPQAEQQSEKTPEADEDPNEDWCAVCQNGGELLCCDKCPKVFHLSCHIPTLTASPSGEWYCTFCRDLTSPEMEYNVSASGESNNVKQDPDSEAFTPVDKRKCERLLLRLYSNELSMDFQEPVTPSSMPEYSEIIKTPMDLSVIRSKLEDSNYKSTEDFVEDVRLIFKNCATFHKEDTEMANVGANLESYFEEQLKLLYPDRTFPGVKEESVAALCPDDSSPLSKTPPQETSPAEEIVKPSSEDLPQGEPHIKDIEKKPENLSSPAGSSPADAETDSKATKDPTS, encoded by the exons ATGATGGATGGAAACGAGAAGATGGAGTCCGATGATGTGGTGATCGTCGTGGAGAACGAGGCGGAGAGTAAGCGCGCTGATGAAGCTCAGGGCAGTGTGAGGATGATGGTGATGGCTCTGATGGACGTGTGTCCCGTGTGTAAGCTCAGCTTCAGTAGCAGAGAGCCCAAACTGCTGCCCTGCCTGCACTCCTTCTGTAAGAGATGCTTACCGTCTCATAATACACCTTCCAGCGCCGCGAGCAACGCGCAACAGA TGAACATGATCCGCTGTCCAGTCTGTCAGCAGGAGTGCATGGACGTGGAGGTCTTGGATAACTTCTTCGTCAAGGATTCAGTGGAGGTGCCGAGCAGCACGATGGAGAAGAGCTGTCAG CTCTGCATGAGTTGTGACGATAACACGGAGGCCAGCGGTTTCTGCGTGGAATGTGCGGAGTTTCTGTGCGTCACCTGCATCGACGCTCACCAGCGCGTGAAGTTCACCAGAGATCACACAGTTCGGCAAATAACCGAGATGTCCTCAG AGGCGATGGGTGCGTCCACACAGAAGCCCGTCTTCTGCGACATCCACAGACAGGAGCCGTTGAAGCTCTTCTGTGAAACCTGCGATCTCCTCACCTGCAGAGACTGTCAGCTCCTCAAACACAAGGACCATAA TTACCAGTTTCTAGAAGATGCGTATAAAAACCACAAGGAACATCTGGAAAATATGACCTGCCAACTTCAAGAAAAGAAGAAAGTTATAGAGGACATATCTAATACCATAAACAATGG TCTACAGCAGGTGGACGAAAACCGCAAGACTGTGactaatgaaattaaaaaatctaTCTGCAATCTCATAATGGAGATCAACAGGAAGGGGAAGTTATTGTTCAGTCAACTTGAG ACAATCACAAAGGACCATGAAACCTTCTTGAAAAAGCAACAACAGGATGTGACATCACTCTCCACACATCTTGATCATGTGATTAACTTCACAAAATGGGCCACAGCCAGTAACAGTGGAACAGCCCTTCTGTACTGTAAGCGGTTG ATAACTTGTCAAATCCAGTACCTCATGCGAGCAAAGTGCAGCATCTCCCATGTTCCCCAGAGTTTGGTTCGGTTTCAAAGTCGATCTGCTTTTTGGGCCTCAAATGTGGATCTTG GTTCTTTAATGGTAGAGAAAACTCCAGTGCGTCATCCCAGCGGCCCACAGCCATTTCCTTTCCAGCAAATGAACCCAGGCCCTAGACCCGATGGTCTTCATACGGGGTTCCCAAACTCACAttcccagcagcagcagcagcagcagcagcagcaacagcgccAAAGCACATTGGCCCAGCTGCAGATGCAGGTGGAGAAACTCTCCCAGCATGCCAACCGGCACCAAACGCCCAACCAGTGGTCATGGTACCACGGCATGCGCTTACCAGGGCCATCTCCACATAGACCCATGCAGGGCGGATCACCCTCTCAGGCATTACCCAACATGCCTCAACATGGGCGTCGATATGGTGCACGGAGCCCGCCACCTATGCTTCAGCCCACTAACCTACCTCCACAG ACTTTGAGGGATCTTATCAACAATCCCACCTACCCTCTTAAACCGATGGAGGTGCATCCAAGAAGCCGCTATCCGCACAGTGCTGCTTTCTCCAGTGGAGCTTCACTTCCCACTCCACAGACGCTCAATCAG CAGAACATGCAGGTAACGTCATACCTGAACAGGAGATTTGATCCCAGCATGCAGCCGTCTGCTCAGAGGCCCAGTTATCAACCCAGTCACCTCTCCACACCTACAGAACGAACTG TACAAGGAAGACAAATGTCTGTCACATCATCAGAACCAAAGACCAG TTCTGGCTCCTGGAAGCGTGTAGAAGCCCCCCAGAGTGGCCCGTCAAACCCCTCCAAGAGGAGACGCAGGTCGTCTCCAGGGCCGGTCATTGTCATCAAAGATGAACCAGAGGATGATGAAGTTCATTTT GTAAACACCAGTGCTAAAGCCAGTCTTCCAGACAGCACAGGTGTTCAGTCTCAAACACCGCAGGCTGAGCAGCAATCAGAGAAGACCCCAGAAGCAGATGAAGACCCCAATGAGGATTGGTGCGCGGTGTGCCAGAACGGAGGAGAGCTGCTCTGCTGTGACAAATGTCCCAAAGTCTTCCATCTTAGCTGCCATATTCCCACATTGACTGCCTCTCCAAG TGGGGAGTGGTATTGTACGTTCTGCCGGGACCTTACCTCACCTGAAATGGAGTATAACGTCAGTGCTAGCGGAGAATCGAACAATGTGAAACAGGATCCAGATTCTGAGGCTTTCACTCCTGTGGATAAAAGA AAGTGTGAGCGACTGCTGCTTCGTCTTTACTCCAATGAGCTCAGCATGGATTTTCAGGAGCCTGTTACACCATCG TCGATGCCAGAGTACAGTGAGATAATAAAGACGCCAATGGACCTGTCGGTGATCAGAAGCAAACTGGAGGACAGCAATTACAAGAGTACTGAGGACTTTGTTGAGGATGTCAGGCTGATTTTCAAAAACTGTGCAACTTTCCACAAG GAAGATACTGAGATGGCCAATGTGGGTGCTAATCTGGAGAGTTACTTTGAGGAACAGCTGAAGCTCTTGTATCCAGACCGGACATTTCCTGGCGTGAAGGAGGAGAGCGTTGCTGCTTTGTGTCCTGATGATTCAAGTCCCTTATCAAAGACGCCTCCACAAGAAACCTCTCCAGCTGAGGAGATCGTGAAACCCTCCAGTGAAGATCTCCCTCAGGGGGAACCGCACATTAAAGACATTGAGAAGAAGCCAGAGAACTTAAGCTCTCCTGCAGGATCCAGTCCGGCAGATGCTGAAACGGACAGTAAAGCAACTAAAGATCCAACTTCCTGA